Proteins from one Coffea arabica cultivar ET-39 chromosome 8c, Coffea Arabica ET-39 HiFi, whole genome shotgun sequence genomic window:
- the LOC113706205 gene encoding uncharacterized protein, which yields MLPRRGDHYLRQKYSHDGSPREALKQKMLSQEYTFKKQVQELHRLYQIQTILMKNLRLKESASSSFQGISRRPMDAEVSTSHHVKHSDLHFPKKGDGWGTAENPVQVDQYFDGELGASSEEVQLSLSISGDTMQNKSCKKIWDKKLTSISSQYAIDLEESAPTASSRDIQPKSALGCAACSADSGNLHVFQISCSCPNGVNKYLDDGIKRTQSLVDETKNFLEQNNLDQGAKNWLGNVPSMGISCATNICPSREAACIDLNKPLLDEAPHSEEYLVMECSAGASSSVSERVSGEWHKVSSPVGTSRKPESRCISAMTKEDTLNITVMASNSTDSSTIMTGSKSPSVDLESCFKSPSDQSDVHDCLTDNLQHKDAKFVSNLPRKNHKGKTMIEVDDMMGEVDAMSPNLCIRGDNVEDEDRDSSPASFKFGCIGTDPSSSFKTVQSGTRVGKSVSFQNSESSQDESSIHAESKSESFDGKTEGSARDDALIQKGAVSLMYFLLEISSREEDDRVAEVDKMNEIEKGKRDQPQCSSDTFESMVLKLQESNVEDYCVSSMPMEVNDTDKKDYGIRLRRGRRMKDFQKDILPGMASLARHEICEDIRIMEGVIRSREYKKLRSKMANTQNWFTPVRSRRSRLNYIGRKYY from the exons ATGTTACCCAGAAGAGGTGATCATTATTTACGTCAGAAGTACAGTCATGATGGATCCCCCAGAGAAGCTTTAAAGCAGAAAATGCTCAGTCAGGAGTATACATTCAAGAAGCAG GTCCAGGAACTTCATCGGTTGTACCagatacaaacgattctgatgAAGAATTTGCGGTTGAAAGAG TCTGCAAGCTCCTCTTTTCAAGGAATCTCACGAAGACCTATGGATGCTGAAGTTTCAACCAGTCACCACGTGAAACATAGTGATCTGCATTTCCCTAAGAAGGGAGATGGTTGGGGTACTGCAGAAAATCCTGTACAAGTAGATCAGTATTTTGATGGTGAGCTAGGAGCTTCTTCAGAAGAAGTTCAGCTTTCCTTGAGCATCAGTGGGGACACTATGCAAAATAAGAGTTGCaagaaaatttgggataaaAAGCTCACTTCGATATCCTCCCAATATGCAATTGACTTGGAGGAATCAGCTCCCACAGCATCGAGTAGAGATATCCAACCTAAGTCTGCACTCGGCTGTGCTGCTTGCTCTGCTGATTCTGGAAACCTGCATGTTTTCCAGATTAGTTGCAGCTGCCCAAATGGCGTGAATAAATATCTTGATGATGGAATTAAGAGAACTCAGTCACTTGTAGATGAGACTAAAAATTTTCTAGAGCAGAACAACTTAGATCAAG GGGCTAAAAATTGGCTTGGAAACGTTCCAAGTATGGGTATATCTTGTGCGACCAACATTTGTCCTTCCCGTGAAGCTGCATGCATAGACCTTAACAAGCCTCTGCTTGATGAAGCACCTCACTCAGAGGAGTACCTTGTAATGGAGTGCTCAGCTGGTGCCTCTTCTAGTGTTTCAGAGAGAGTGAGTGGTGAATGGCACAAAGTCTCGTCACCTGTTGGAACTAGTAGAAAACCAGAGAGTAGGTGCATTTCTGCTATGACTAAAGAAGATACCCTGAATATTACAGTGATGGCTTCCAACAGCACCGATAGTAGCACTATCATGACTGGAAGTAAATCACCCTCTGTTGATCTAGAGTCATGCTTCAAGTCACCATCTGACCAAAGTGATGTTCATGACTGCCTCACTGATAACTTGCAACATAAAGATGCAAAATTTGTGTCAAATCTTCCCAGAAAAAATCATAAAGGCAAAACGATGATCGAAGTGGATGATATGATGGGCGAAGTGGATGCCATGTCTCCAAATTTATGTATTAGGGGAGATAACGTCGAGGATGAGGACAGAGACAGTTCCCCTGCCTCGTTCAAGTTTGGTTGTATTGGAACTGATCCTTCAAGTAGCTTTAAGACTGTGCAATCTGGGACTCGTGTGGGAAAATCTGTTTCCTTCCAAAACTCTGAGTCATCTCAAGATGAATCTTCTATTCACGCTGAATCAAAATCTGAATCCTTTGATGGGAAAACAGAAGGATCAGCACGAGATGATGCTCTAATCCAAAAAGGTGCCGTTTCTCTGATGTACTTTTTGCTGGAAATATCGAGTAGAGAGGAGGATGATCGTGTTGCTGAGGTTGACAAGATGAATGAGATTGAGAAAGGGAAGAGAGATCAGCCACAGTGTTCTTCAGATACTTTTGAATCCATGGTGCTCAAGCTGCAGGAAAGCAACGTAGAAGACTACTGTGTGTCTTCAATGCCCATGGAAGTGAATGACACAGACAAGAAAGATTACGGAATTAGATTGAGGAGGGGTAGGAGAATGAAGGACTTCCAGAAGGACATTCTACCAGGCATGGCATCTCTTGCTAGGCATGAGATTTGTGAAGATATTAGAATTATGGAGGGAGTAATTAGATCCAGAGAGTATAAAAAACTTAGATCCAAGATGGCCAACACACAGAACTGGTTCACTCCTGTAAGAAGCAGGAGGTCAAGACTCAATTATATAGGTAGAAAATATTATTGA